The genomic window CTGCAACGCGCACATCAGCGCCGCGATGACGATGGACAGCCACGCCGCCACAAACCCGCTCACCGGCAAGGCCCAGCGCCGATTGCCGAAGGCCCGAAGGAGCAACTGGTACGCGCCGTATCCTACCAGCACCCCCACAATCGCCATGTTGAACAGGTTCGCGCCCAGCACCAGGATGCCCCCATCTTGGAACAGCAGCGCCTGGATGCTCACCACCGATGTCATGACGACCATCGCGGCCCACGGCCCCAACAGCGCCGCCGCCAACGTCGCGCCCAGGAGATGCCCCGAAGTACCGCCCGTTACGGTGAAATTCAGCATCTGGCCGGCAAAAATCACCGCCGCCAAGACCGCCAGCAGCGGAACCTTCCGCTCGTCCAACTCACGGCTCACCCGCCGCAACGCGTACCCGATCACAATGATGGACACGACCCAGAACAGAATGGACACGGGAACCGAGAGGAAGCCGTCGGGGATGTGCATCGGCTGGGAACCACCGGAAGGCCCGTGGCCCCCCGCAATGCGCCCGAGGGCCAATACAGAGGAAACCACCGCGTTGCCTGACATCGTCTCATCTCCTTGCTGGAATATTGCGACCGCGCGATGCTTTGCGACAGGTCTACGCCTCGTCCGTATGCGCCTCCCCATGGGCGCGCGCCTGGCAGGCAGGGCAGATGCCGAAGAAGGCGAAATGCTCGGTGCGTGGCAGATACCCCAACGTCTCGCGCAAATACTGCCGCACCGGCTCCAGGAGCGAATCGGGGAGCGTCAGCCGCTCGCCGCACTCCAGGCAAACCAGGTGGTGGTGCGGATGCTCGGCGATGTACTCGTATTCATGGCAGTCGCCGCCCAGGTCGGTCTCGGCCACCAGCCCCGCAGCCTTGAGCCACTGCAGGTTGCGGTACACGGTGGGCACCGAAAGCGTGGGATAGGTGGCGGCCAGTTCGTCCAGAATCTGCTGGATCGTCATGTGGCATCCCGCGCCCTTGATGACCTCCAGGATGGCGAGGCGCTGGGGCGTGAGGCGATACCCCTGACTCTGCAACTGGTGCGCGACCTGCATGTGGTGAGACATGGTTTGCTCCTGTAAGCATTTGCATCTGGAAGCATTATACACAGCGCACGAGGCCCTGTCAAATTCTCCCCTCGCCCCGCCGCGCGGGGAGAGAAGGGGGAACGGGGGATGTGAGGGGTAACCCCTGCGCGCGCCAGGGTTTCACCGCCGAGGACGCCGGAGGCGCGGAGGGTCACGGATTGGCCCGCGTGTCCGCCGGTAGGGGCGACCCGCGGGTCGCCCCTACGTGGTGCGTCCACGCCCCCCGCCCGTGCGCACGCCACCCCCTTCTCGCCCCGCCCCGCGGCAACAGCACACGTAGGGCGGCTTTCCATAGCCGCCCGCCCGTCCCCTCGCCCCGCCGCGCGGGGAGAGGGCTAGGGTGAGGGGTGCACCGAAAGGGCTGCCCTTTGACAGAAATCCGACTTTATGATAGGATTTGCCCTGCGAATATGACCAAAGTCATAGTCGGCACTGCTCGCATCAGATAGAATACAGTTGGCAGAAGCGGCGCGCTCGGCATGGCGCAGCAGTCATCGTTCTCGTCCAAGCGCGCCGCCCCACTGCCACGAATTCTCGCTAGGGAAGTGAAGCATGCAGAACGAAATCATCTACATGGATAATGCAGCGACGACACGGGTGGACCCGGCCGTCGTGGAAGCCATGTTGCCCTTCTTCACCGAAAAGTACGCGGTGGCATCGTCGCAGTTCAGCCACTCGCCCGGCATAGAGGTGCGCGAGGCGCTGGATGCCGCCCGCGCTACCATCGCCCAGGCCCTGGGCGCGGCCAAGCCCGAAGAGGTCATCTTCACCTCGGGCGAGACCGAGTCCAACAACTGGGCGCTCAAGGGCATGGCGCGCGCCTTCCGTGGCAAGAAGAACCACCTCATCATCTCCAAGATTGAGTCGCGGTCCGTGCTGGATACCGCGCAAGCGCTTGAAAAAGAGGGCGTGCGCGTTACCTATCTGGACGTGGACGGCGAGGGGTTCGTGAACCTGGAGCAGTTGCGCGCCAGCATCACCGACGACACGTTCCTGGTGTCCATCCAGCACGCCAACGAAGAGGTGGGCACCATCCAGGACATTGACGCCATTGCCGCCATCGTCAAGGAGCGGGGCGTGGCGTTCCACACCGACGCCTCGCAGACCTTCACCAAGGTCCCGCTGAACCTCGCCGAGACGCCCGCCGACCTGGTAACCATCACGGCGCACCTGATTCACGGGCCCAAGGGCATCGGCGCGCTGTACGTCCGCGAGGGCACGCCCATCGCCAAGTGGATGCACGGCGGGTTCATGGAGTTCAACTTGCGCGGCGGCGTGGAGAACGTGCCGGGCGCCGTGGGCTTCGCCAAGGCCGTGGAGATGACCAGCGCCACCCAGGTGGAATACATCTCCAGCCTGCGCGACCGCCTGATTGACGGCATCATGGCGCGCATCCCCAAGGCCGAACTCAACGGGCCGCGCCACCGCCGCCTCCCGGGCAACGTCAACATCTCGTTCCACTACGCCGAGGGCGAATCCACCCTCCTGCACCTGGATATGATGGGCATCGCGGTGGTAACCGGTTCGGCCTGCTTCAGCCGCTCGCTGGAGCCGAGTTACGTGCTGATGGCCATGGGCAAGACCCACGAACTGGCCCACGGCTCCATCCGCTACTCGCTGAGCCGCTACAACACCGCCGAGGAAGTGGACCGCGTCATTGACGCCACGGCGGAGGTCATAGAGACTTTGCGTCGCATCAGCCCACTGGGGAAAGATGAGAAATAGACAACAGCCATTAGCCTCTAGCCCCTAGCCTCTAGCCCTTCGCTAAAGGCTAACGGCCAAAGGCTAAAGGCTATAGGCTAAAGGCCAAACGCAAGGAGGAACTTATGCCAATCCCATACAGCGAAAAAGTCATTGAGCATTTCAAGAACCCGCGCAACGTGGGCCGCATGGAGGACTACGACGCGAAGGCCACCGAGGGCAGCCCCGCCTGCGGGGACATGGTAACCCTGTACCTGAAGGTGGACGAGGAGACCAAGACCATCAAGGACATCAAGTTTGAGTCCTACGGGTGCGCGTCCAACATCGCCACCGGCTCCATCATCACCGAACTGGCCAAGGGCAAGACGCTGGACGAGGCGCGCAAAATCAACTGGAAGGCCGCTGCCGAGGAACTGGGCGGGCTTCCTGCGGTCAAGGTGCACTGTTCGGTGCTGGCCGTGGACACCCTGCGCGCCGCCATCCGCAACTACGAGGAGAAGCACGGCCTGGTGGAAGACCGCGAGCCTACAACCGTGGAGATCGTAGAGAAGCGGCTCCGCCACGTGATGAACCCCCTCACCGGCCTGGACATCGTCAAGACCCACGTGGTCAAGAAGGTGGATGTGGGCAACGGCGTAGTTACCGTCTGGGTGGACCTGACCCGCGATCACCAGTTCGCCAACAACATTGAGCAGGAGATCCGCGAGCGCCTGGAGCCCCTGTGGGACGTGGCCGAGGTGCACGTGATCTTCAACGACGACGAGCAAGAGTAGTCGCGGCGTTGGCCGCATTGGAGGTGCGTATGGCGCACATTGTTGTGGATGTAAAGGGCGAGACCTGCCCGATTCCGCTTATTGAGACGCGCAAGGCCCTGCGCAAAGCCGCCGAAGGGGATGTGGTGGAAGTCGTCGGCACCCACCAGGCCTCCAAGCGCGAGATCCCCATGGCGGTCAAGAACCTGGGCCTGCAACTGCTGGACATCACCGACGCGGATGACGGGACCTGGCGAATCCGCATCCGCAAGTAGGCCGAAAGGAGGCCAACCATGGCCGACAAGGCAACCATCATCGTCCACAGTGGCGATTACGATAAGATTTACAGCGCGCTGATTATCGGGACGGGGGCGCTTTCCATGGGGATGGAAGCGTCCCTGTATTTTACCTTCTGGGGACTCCAACGCCTGAAGAAGGACGGGCTGGAGGGAGGCCCGCTGTCCAAGATGCACATGCTCGGCCTGGGCAAGTGGATGATCCGCCGCCGCATGCAGAAGGCCAACGTGGCCAAACTGGAGAAACTCATGCGGGAGTTCCGCGACCTGGGCGGCAAGGTCATTGCCTGCGAGATGACCATGGAGATCATGGGCGTGGGCAAGGAGGACCTGCGCGAGGACTGGATTGACGAGTACGGCGCGGTGGGGGCCTACGTCCAGGAGGCGAAGGACTCCAAGATCACGCTGTTCATCTAGCGGACAGCGATCAGCCGTCGGCCGCGGGGCGTTCGCGTCCCCTCGCCCCGCACCGCGGGGAGAGGGTTAGGGTGAGGGGTCCAATCCCCTCGCCCCGCACCGCGCGCCCCTCTTACATTATGTCAACTTGCAAAAATGCGCAACCTGTGCTAAAATAACAATACGCACGGGACAAACAGAAAACCGACGAGCACCGATCGCTCATCACGAACGAGGGAGTTTGCATGCTAGCCATGCCGACTAGCAAACGGGTTTGGTTACGCTCCGTACCCATCCTTTTGCCCTGTGCGCATGACCCGCGAACAACCGAGCACGAGGACATGGGGTAGGCCCGGAAAGCCCCCCCCTTCCCCGTGCTCTTTCTATTATCGCTCTCTGGCACCGAGACGAACCAGCCGTCAGGCTGCGAACCCAAAACCAACGGGGGCCATCCTGCGCCCTGCCTGAGGCATCCCTAACCAGGCCCCCGCAGGCCATCCGTCGGGCAATTCGGGATGGGCAAATCCCGTGAACGTTCATGGCGTTACCGCACCGTACAAACAGGAGCAAACCGTATCCCTCATTCTGTCGCAAAGGAGGCGCGCATGAAAGAAGTTGTCATCGTCGGAGGAGTCAGAACGGCCATCGGGAGCCACGGAGGAGCGTTCCGCGACGTTCCGGCCCAGGAACTGGCGGCAGCGGTGCTGCGGGAGGTCATCCAGCGCACAGGGGTTGACCCCAACCAGATTGACGATGTCATCATGGGCTGTATCGGCCAGCAGAGCGATGCGCCCAACATCGGCCGCGTCGCCGCCCTCATGGCCGGCATCCCCACCCACGTGCCGGGCTACACGGTGCAGCGCAACTGCGTGTCGGGCATGATGGCCATCACCAACGCCGCCCAGGCCATCAAGGCCGGCGACGGCGACCTGTTTCTGTGCGCCGGCGTGGAGAGCATGTCCACCGCCCCCTACTGTGTCCGCGGCGCACGTTGGGGCCTCAAACTCCGCTCCACCACCTTCATTGACACCCTATGGGAGGGCCTCACCGACCCCGTGTGCGACATGATCATGGGCTACACCGCCGAAAACCTCGCCATGATGTACGGCTTCACCCGCGAGGAACTGGACAAGTACGCGGTGGAATCGCACAAGAAAGCCTTCATGGCCACCCGCACGGGCCGCTTCAAGGACGAAATCGTCCCGTTCCGTGTCTCCAAGAAGGTGGCTGGCCAGGAAGTGGCCTACGAGGAGATCGTGCAGGATGAATGCATCAACCCCGCCCTGTCGGTGCAAAAGGCGGCCCTTTACCCCACCGTCTTCAAGAAGGGCGGCGTCGTAACCCCGGCCAACGCATGCCCCATCAGCGACGGCGCGGCGGCCACCCTGGTGATGTCCAAGGAGAAGGCCGACGCCCTGGGCCTCAAGCCCTGGGCCTACATCCGCGCCTACGCCTACGCCGGCCTCCCGCCGGAGATCATGGGCCTGGGCCCGGCCGTCTCCACCCCCATCGCCCTGAAGAAAGCGGGCCTGACGCTCAAGGACATTGACCTCATTGAGATCAATGAGGCCTTTGCCGCGCAGACCCTCGCCTGCGGGCGGGAACTGGAAGACGAAGGCTGGGACTGGAGCAAGGTCAACGTCAACGGCGGCGCCATCGCCCTGGGCCACCCCGTCGGCTGCACCGGCACCCGCATCGTCGTTACCCTCATGCACGAGATGAACAAGCGCGACGTCCAGTTCGGCCTGGCCACCGCCTGTGTCGGCGGCGGGCTGGGCGGCACCATCATCATTGAGCGCAAATAGCACGGCACAGAAGGAGGCGTAGCATGACCGACGTGATGGCAATGTACAAGGACAAGGCCACCCGCCAGGCATTCATCAGCAAGGGCCTGGAAATCTACAACTCGCTCAAGGCCCAGTTGGAGCCTGCCCACAACGGCGAAATCGTCGCCATAGAACCCAACACCGGCGACCATGTCGTGGGCAAGACCCTGGGCAAGGCCGACAAGGCCATGTTCCAGAAGCACCCCGACACCTGGGTGCTGTTCGTGCGCATCGGCCAGCCCGACGCGAACATCCCGTTGAAAACCTGGTAGCAACCTCGCGCCGGCCGCCATCGGCGCGGTCGGCACCCATATCACGCAAAGAGGAGGGTACGAAGATGTACATTTTCAAAGCCGCTGTTGTAGGCGCTGGCGCCATGGGCGGTGGAATCGCCCAAGTCATCAGTTTCTCCGGCCTGCCCGTCGTCCTCAAGGACATTGACCAGGCCGCCTTGCAGAAGGGCATGGATACCATTCGGAGCATCTACCAGAGCCGCGTGGAAAAAGGCAAAATGAGCGCGGGCGAGATGCAGAGCAAGATGGACCTCGTTACGTCCACCCTCACCTACGACGGCTTTGAGGACGTGGACATCGTCATTGAGGCCGTCCCCGAGAAGATGGCCATCAAGAAGCGCGTCTTCGCCGAACTGGACGAGGTCTGCCCCGAGCACACCATCTTCGCCTCCAACACCAGCGCCCTGTCCATTTCCGAGATGGCCGCCGCCACCAAGCGCCCGGGCAAGGTCATCGGGATGCACTTCTTCAACCCCGCCCACGTCATGAAACTGGTGGAGGTCATCCCGGGCCTGGACACCACCCAAGAAACCGTGGACGACGTGGTAATGTTCACCGAGAGCCTGCGCAAGATCCCCGTCGTCGTGCAGGAATGCCCCGGCTTCCTGGTGAACCGCCTGCTGATGCCCTACCTGAACGAGGCCGTCTATGCCCTGCAGGAAGGCACCGAAAGCGCCACCAATATTGACGCCGCCATGCGCGAATTCGGCTGGCCCATGGGCCCCTTCCAACTGATGGACATGCTCGGAATTGACATCTGCGCCGACGTCGGCGAGTACCTGTACTCCGAGTACGGCGAACGCATGACGCCCGCCTACCTGTTCTTCAAACTCGTGCAGGCCAAGCGTTTCGGCGAGAAGACCGGCGCCGGGTTCTACGACTACCCGGGCACCGGCGACTCCGAAGCCGTCCTCAAGATGATCCAGGAAGTGCAGGCCGAGGGCAAGGCCCAGAAGGGCACCGAGTTCTCCTGGGAGCGGCTCATCATGCCCATGATCAACGAGGCCGTCCTGTGCGTAACCGAGCACGTGGCGGCCGTCAACGACATTGACATGGCCATGATCGCCGGCACCGGCATGACCTACAAGGGCGAGCGCATGGGCCCGCTCCAGTTGGCCGACACCCTGGGCCTGGACTATGTCCTGCAGAAACTGGACGAGTTCACGGCCAAGTACGGCCCGCGTTTCCGCCCGGCCCGACTGCTCAAGACCAAAGTCCGCGCCGGCCACCTGGGCAAGAAGACCGGCAAGGGCTTCATGGAGTACACCACCTAGCGCACGGTCGGCACTGGCGTGGGGCGGGGCCGCCCGCCCCACTTCCCGCGAAACGGCAAACCTATTCTACAGAACACGACGAGAGAAAGGAGCGAGACCATGGGTGAGTACCAGAATGTGAA from Chloroflexota bacterium includes these protein-coding regions:
- a CDS encoding energy-coupling factor ABC transporter permease, whose protein sequence is MHIPDGFLSVPVSILFWVVSIIVIGYALRRVSRELDERKVPLLAVLAAVIFAGQMLNFTVTGGTSGHLLGATLAAALLGPWAAMVVMTSVVSIQALLFQDGGILVLGANLFNMAIVGVLVGYGAYQLLLRAFGNRRWALPVSGFVAAWLSIVIAALMCALQLAASGTSPANVSVPAMGGIHALIGIGEGLITAGALVFVLAARPDLVAPAAKATAGQKALWIGGVALAMVLAVLSPLASAYPDGLEWVAEQQGFLEAAREPLYNIIPDYVFPGIANEAVATIVAGVLGALVVAAAAYLVAQGVRHRAMQQ
- a CDS encoding transcriptional repressor, which gives rise to MSHHMQVAHQLQSQGYRLTPQRLAILEVIKGAGCHMTIQQILDELAATYPTLSVPTVYRNLQWLKAAGLVAETDLGGDCHEYEYIAEHPHHHLVCLECGERLTLPDSLLEPVRQYLRETLGYLPRTEHFAFFGICPACQARAHGEAHTDEA
- a CDS encoding cysteine desulfurase — encoded protein: MQNEIIYMDNAATTRVDPAVVEAMLPFFTEKYAVASSQFSHSPGIEVREALDAARATIAQALGAAKPEEVIFTSGETESNNWALKGMARAFRGKKNHLIISKIESRSVLDTAQALEKEGVRVTYLDVDGEGFVNLEQLRASITDDTFLVSIQHANEEVGTIQDIDAIAAIVKERGVAFHTDASQTFTKVPLNLAETPADLVTITAHLIHGPKGIGALYVREGTPIAKWMHGGFMEFNLRGGVENVPGAVGFAKAVEMTSATQVEYISSLRDRLIDGIMARIPKAELNGPRHRRLPGNVNISFHYAEGESTLLHLDMMGIAVVTGSACFSRSLEPSYVLMAMGKTHELAHGSIRYSLSRYNTAEEVDRVIDATAEVIETLRRISPLGKDEK
- a CDS encoding iron-sulfur cluster assembly scaffold protein → MPIPYSEKVIEHFKNPRNVGRMEDYDAKATEGSPACGDMVTLYLKVDEETKTIKDIKFESYGCASNIATGSIITELAKGKTLDEARKINWKAAAEELGGLPAVKVHCSVLAVDTLRAAIRNYEEKHGLVEDREPTTVEIVEKRLRHVMNPLTGLDIVKTHVVKKVDVGNGVVTVWVDLTRDHQFANNIEQEIRERLEPLWDVAEVHVIFNDDEQE
- a CDS encoding sulfurtransferase TusA family protein — its product is MAHIVVDVKGETCPIPLIETRKALRKAAEGDVVEVVGTHQASKREIPMAVKNLGLQLLDITDADDGTWRIRIRK
- a CDS encoding DsrE/DsrF/DrsH-like family protein: MADKATIIVHSGDYDKIYSALIIGTGALSMGMEASLYFTFWGLQRLKKDGLEGGPLSKMHMLGLGKWMIRRRMQKANVAKLEKLMREFRDLGGKVIACEMTMEIMGVGKEDLREDWIDEYGAVGAYVQEAKDSKITLFI
- a CDS encoding thiolase family protein produces the protein MKEVVIVGGVRTAIGSHGGAFRDVPAQELAAAVLREVIQRTGVDPNQIDDVIMGCIGQQSDAPNIGRVAALMAGIPTHVPGYTVQRNCVSGMMAITNAAQAIKAGDGDLFLCAGVESMSTAPYCVRGARWGLKLRSTTFIDTLWEGLTDPVCDMIMGYTAENLAMMYGFTREELDKYAVESHKKAFMATRTGRFKDEIVPFRVSKKVAGQEVAYEEIVQDECINPALSVQKAALYPTVFKKGGVVTPANACPISDGAAATLVMSKEKADALGLKPWAYIRAYAYAGLPPEIMGLGPAVSTPIALKKAGLTLKDIDLIEINEAFAAQTLACGRELEDEGWDWSKVNVNGGAIALGHPVGCTGTRIVVTLMHEMNKRDVQFGLATACVGGGLGGTIIIERK
- a CDS encoding 3-hydroxyacyl-CoA dehydrogenase produces the protein MYIFKAAVVGAGAMGGGIAQVISFSGLPVVLKDIDQAALQKGMDTIRSIYQSRVEKGKMSAGEMQSKMDLVTSTLTYDGFEDVDIVIEAVPEKMAIKKRVFAELDEVCPEHTIFASNTSALSISEMAAATKRPGKVIGMHFFNPAHVMKLVEVIPGLDTTQETVDDVVMFTESLRKIPVVVQECPGFLVNRLLMPYLNEAVYALQEGTESATNIDAAMREFGWPMGPFQLMDMLGIDICADVGEYLYSEYGERMTPAYLFFKLVQAKRFGEKTGAGFYDYPGTGDSEAVLKMIQEVQAEGKAQKGTEFSWERLIMPMINEAVLCVTEHVAAVNDIDMAMIAGTGMTYKGERMGPLQLADTLGLDYVLQKLDEFTAKYGPRFRPARLLKTKVRAGHLGKKTGKGFMEYTT